TGAGCAAGATTGTGTAAGATTGTCTTTGTGTGGTTTTGCGTGTGTATGCAGGCTTCTGTACAAatgactgtggtgtgtgttttgtgtaccGCGCGGTTGTGTGCACGCTGGACGCGCATGTGTGTGCGTTTGTATGCTGTGTGCGTGCAagtgtgcgtctgtgtgcgtgtgtactgcGCGGTCGTCGGGGGGGATGTTACTGGGCCTCTGTGCTGGCCCTGCACCTGTGGCCTCTCTCATTCCCCAGCCCTGACGCAATTCTCTGCTACAGGACATGAGCTCATGCAGGAAACagagccgcacacacacacacacacagtctctaacacacactaacgCACACACAGGCCAAAAGTGGATCCGCCTGCTCTTAAAGGGCCAGCTACACACATTCCTCAGCGCCCAGCAGCCAAACTAACCCCCAGTCAAAGATGCGGCAGAGACGTTTGTCCTACTGATCTGGGAGCTGAGGCACTATCTCACATTCTAGCTCCAACTGCTGTCTAcaatatgtccacagtttcaaATGGTTAGGCGTTGTTGTTGGAACACACGTTTGTAACATGAGGGGATTCAGTGCACCAAGAGATGCTGTGTATTGGGTCGTGAGTTCTGTATGTGCGGCTGAACCAAACGCAGTGGCGCCCAAACGCAGTGGCGCCCAAACGCAGTGGCGCCCAAACGTTTTGGTGTATTGGGTCGTGAGTTCTGTATGTGCGGCTGAACCAAACGCAGTGGCGCCCAAACGCAGTGGCGCCCAAACGCAGTGGCGCCCAAACGCAGTGGCGCCCAAACGTTTTGGGGAAAGTTGTATTGTAGAGTTTAACTGatatttttctcctctctctctcctcctgtagggGGCTTTGCTGCATTCTCCTCCTGTTTCCCCGGGCTGTGTGAGAGCAAGCCAGCTTTGCCTATGAGCATATCCCAGCCCTGCCTGCCTGTAGCTAACATAGGTCCCACACGCATCCTACCACACCTCTACCTGGGATCGCAGAAAGACGTCCTCAACCAGGTGAGCCCGTAGCAGAGAAGGGGGGAATATGGACATGTGTTTATTCATCACGGCCACAGTTGTTGCTGTGTCTGCTATTTATAGTCATATTGTTTTACATTACCATTTCCATTATGTTATTTCACTAGTCCTGCATTTACCCTGCAATTGCACCCGCAACCCCAATACATGTGACTATTGAACACTCTGAATCGGAGGGCCTGTGAGCAGAAGTATGAAGTGTTACCTTTCctaacagtcccccccccccccctctgtgtctctcctcgtGTCTGTCTGTAGGACCTGATGGTTCAGAATGGCATCACGTACGTGCTGAATGCCAGTAACACCTGTCCCAAGCCTGACTTCATCAGCGAGAGCCACTTCATGCGGATCCCTGTCAACGACAACTACTGCGAGAAGCTACTGCCCTGGCTGGAGAAAACCAACGAATTCATTGGTAAGTCAAGATTCTCTGTGTGTCTTTTGTATGTGCGGGAGAATATGCAACGGGAATATGCACTAGTAACCCGATGCGGTAGTGTATGTCACACAACATAGTGAAACAGCATATTCAAAATATCGCAGTCACAATGTACAGCACCATACAATTCTCCCTGCTTTCACAAGTGGTACTTGATCACGTACAATAAACTGCATCAATAGCGACACTCCCGAAGCCATGTTAATCGCCATGGCGACGACCCCCAGTGCTGAACAGGAAGTGGCGGATCGTTTTCAGTGGGCTTTCCATTCTCTCGGGACTCTCTGTTCTGACTAACTGTTCCTGGGTTTTgtgtacagctgtgtgtgttcacacgtgtttgtcccccccccccccccaacagacaAAGCCAAGGTGTCAAACTGCAGAGTCATTGTGCACTGCCTGGCTGGAATCTCACGCTCGGCAACCATCGCCATCGCATACATCATGAAGACAATGGGCCTGTCATCGGATGACGCCTACAGGTACACTCTCCCCGTCTTTTAAAAAGGCGACTCAAGTGTTTGAGGAAACGCTAGACAGTCAACTCTACTCCCCAGTCGTGAGAAATGAAATTGTTATGGTTGCCAGAGGAACTGTACAAAAGTGTTGTCTGGAGAACATAGACCTAGGATCATCTTTTCAGTTAGTTCACACAAGTTCATCTGGGGGTTAACCTGctacttaaagggatacttcaggattttggcgaTGAgcccctttatctacttccccggAGTCAAATTAACCAATGGATCCCATTTTTATatctctgtgtgcagtttgaaggaaattGCGAACTAGTGCCAGCGCAataactggaagtctatgggtatctgctagctaatgctagttagcattggctcgcgaaacgacctctaacttccttcatactggacaccgagacataaaaatggtatccacgagttcacctgactctggggaaggagaTAGAATCACAGAGTATCCCTGCATGCAACCCAACAATCAATATTAGGTTCACACAGGAAGTAGCGTAGAGGAACTTTACTTTGCAACTGGATCCCCAACTCTAACTGGAACTAACATTTCGCTCACTTGTTTCCCCCCTAACCAGGTTTGTGAAGGACCGGCGGCCTTCAATATCGCCCAACTTCAACTTCCTGGGCCAGCTGCTGGAGTTCGAGAAGGGGCTGCGGCTCCTCCAAGCGCTGTCGGATGACAAGACCTCTGAGGGCAAAGGTCAATCCCAGGGTTCAGAGGTCAACGGGGTCAGCTCAGGTTCAGAGGTCAACGGTCATCATGACTTTTCATTAGCAGAGCCCCCGACCCCTTCAGAACCCAAGCTCCCCTCGCCGACCTCCCTCCAGCAGGGCTTCAACGGCCTCCACCTGTCAGCCGAGCGCATCCTGGACACCAACCGGCTGAAGCGCTCTTTCTCCCTGGACATCAAGTCTGTGTACTCCCCTAGCAGCCCCCACTGCCCGCGCCTGGCAGCGCCCACACACTCCGAGGATGTGCCCAAGCTGTGTAAACTGGACAGCCCCCCTGTCAACGGCATCTGTCCGCAGTTCTCCCCCGCCCCGGACAGCCCTGGCTCAGCCGAGTCGCCCTTCCCCTCCCCGGGGTGCGGCGGTAGCATCGGAGGTCTCGGCGTCGGGGGTCCCAGTGAAGGGGGCGTTCGCTCTGGAGGTCCCTCATTGTCCAGGCCCAGGAGGAAAGCCAAGCACGGCTCTGGATCTGGTGGAGCTGGATCCACAAGCAACTCCCCGGTCCACTCCTACCTCCCACACCCCCAGTCCCTCAGCCTGGCTCTGGGACGCTCCCTGCCCGTCCACAAGAGCCCCAGCCTGGACGACAACCTGAAGGGCTCCATGCTTCTCTCCCTGCCCACCATGGGATCTGGGACCATGTGGaccaaacacagagacacagtccaGGCGACCACCCCAGTCACCCCTACCACCGACACCCCCTGGTACTTTGGGGCAGAAGAGgtaggggaaggagggatggaactCGGAGGCGGCGGTGGAGGAGGGGTGCGATTCGGAAGCAGCTCAGCGTACGTGGCGTTCGGGTGTAGCGAAGGGGTGCGGCTACGGGACAAAACGGCGTCATCGTCAGCGTCGTCATCATCCTCGACGACCGTTGCTAACGGGACGGGCTCCAACAGCAGCGACAAGCAGTTCAAGCGGCGCAGCTGTCAGATGGAGTTTGAGGAGGGCATCTCCGAGACACGTTCCCGGGAGGAGTTAGGGAAGATTGGGAAGCAGTCTAGCTTCTCCGGGAGCATGGAGATCATCGAGGTATCTTGACAAACCGGACTCCGGACCACAACCTGCTCGCCCAGGGAGGGGGGCAAATGGACCTGAGGGGGGAGGACATAGGGGGGAGATTTATAATCCCTACGCAGACCGTGTTAAAGACTCAAACTCTGAGAAGACAAACAAATGGACAGAGAGTTTCTGTGACATGAGGTTCAACTGTCAATGTACTACTACTGTacatctacagtactactaaaCAAAGCTCTAAAGAGAGAAACTCTGGGGAAGATGGAGGCTGTGGGGCCTGACACTGAACTATGAACTATTTCCTCTGTATGGTGTCAGCTAGACAAAAAGGGACCCTGGGGCACGTCGCAAAGGGCTCCCTAtcccccatatagtgcactacttttgaacaaatgtcaccaaaagtagtgcactagttaggttatagggtgtcatttgagacgtATAGCCAAGCGGTTTCCTCCTAAAGCTTGACTTCAGCCCCAGTGAACCCCAGCATGGCTCAGTCTGCCCCGCCATTCTTTAAAAAGACTTTGAAAGCGCTACGTACCCCAGAAACACAGCACATCACACTGCAGTGAGATACCATTCAGTGTCTACTAAGTGACTATACCGGTGATACTGCATCAAAACAGTGAAGGATCTTCCATGTTGGCGTGTCAGCCCAGCATGGTCCACGAGGACTCATAGTGACCGATAAAGACTGACAGTGTATTTTACCCACAATCCTCTTCTGCTCCCTTGTTTCCAGTGTTAAACGGTGTGACGTGACTGAGGTTTGGggcagtggggaggggaggggaggggttagGTCTAAGTTACGACCTCCCTGTAGTGGCGTTCTGTACACGCATGTCTCCCTCCACACACCCCACCCCCCTGTGTATACCCCCCACCCATGCCCTCCCTTCTCCCAGCCTCTACTGAGCATGCTCCAGAGTGGCtggccgacagacagacaaatactatatgaatatatatagCAATTTTAATGGACTTTTAATCAACATTTTTTTCTCTtagttttaatttattttatctgTTCATTCTGGTAATGAGAAATAATCATGTTTTGTGGACTTTTTCCTTTGTTTAATCTCAGTTTTTGTTGAATGGTATTTAtgaaacacatacacatgcagCAACACACACAAAACTACAAGCAATATGTGATGTTCATTATTTGGAGGGAGAGTGATATATTTTGGGTTTCATCTGACATTAAAATGCACTTTTCTGTCACTCTCTTCAAAAACAAGAATCCCATCCACTTCCTAAGGGTACCAACACGCTCTAACCCCTGGTGATATAACCAGACGCGTGGTATGGTGAAGAACAGTCATCTGAGGGGTTTCTAGCTACTTCCCTATGAACACGTTTGAAAGACATTGAGAAGACGctgaaatacatattttccacgtCTTGTGCTCACTGTGTCGACTCTTCAGTTGTGTGTATTTTTGACGCAATTCTTTTTTTGTGATCGTGGGCTCCTACAGTTATTAGGGTTATCTACTGGAAGACTGTTCGTGTGAGGAGACTGAAGAACCTTATTCAACCCAGTGCTCTTCTAAAGAGCAGCATTATTGTAGGAAGGACTGTTGATTCCTCGAGGGCTAAGGACAACAACTACTGGTATATGCAAGTAGATCCACACATTTGACAATATTAGAGACATCCACCTAAGAGTGCTAGACTCATTCTGTTGGCTAGtttccacacagacacacacacacacagtgttgggATGTGAGAGGAGCCCAAAGCTGAAACaaaccccctccacacacacgaAGATACACCGCCACCTTTCGTTTGTTCTCAGGGGATCTTTCAGTGAGCCAAGCCCGGAGCAGGATACACAACTGCTGGCACATCAGCACAATGCATGTCCCCctcactccctcgctctctctctatcgcgcTCACTCTTGTTTTCCAAAGGTAAAAAAAGATAAGataaaaacaaactaaatggAAGGGGTGAAACTCAAATGGATTTGTTGTGATTCAGAGGTGAATGAATGAATGCTATTGCTCTCCTGGTGCGAGATTGTCTATTTATTTATGATGTACGTATATGCGTTTCTTCTCATTTTTCTTCGGTTATCTTTTCTCTATGGCGAactttgacctttgacctataCCTTTGTGCTGCTGTAAGGTCAGACCTGGATTTCCTGTGTTCAGTTCTCTTCCTTTCCTTCTACTCTCTCTATTTTTTAAAAGATGTTATTTTAAAACAGGTTAAGAGAAGATGCAGGCTGTCCCGATTGCTATAATTGTTGGTAttgatgtattattattattatgttgtgTAAATAGCAACGTATCTAAGAACATTGATGAGTTTAGGTAAGTTTTGAAAAAGAAAATCCTGATACCTTAGGCTGCTTGACGCAAAATACCTCAGGTTCCATTGAAAGGCTTTTCCTTCCCCTGTACCTGTTTTGTGAAAATGAGACAAAAATGCaaacattacaaaaaaatatgaaCTGTTCTCTGACTCTCTTTTTGGGGTTTTACGTGAGTCCTTCTTGGGGTGGTGGTGCACAGCTGTAGGACAAAACAAAGCCATGACCAGACTGTCTCTATCCCTAAGGGAAATGTGTCTTCAACGTTGTAGCTGCACTATCACCACA
This DNA window, taken from Oncorhynchus kisutch isolate 150728-3 linkage group LG22, Okis_V2, whole genome shotgun sequence, encodes the following:
- the dusp8a gene encoding dual specificity protein phosphatase 8 isoform X1, which translates into the protein MAGEKGPARRSAMDIKRLAGLIQRGAGRLLVIDSRTFSEYNASHIQGAVNVCCSKLVKRRLQQDKVSVTELLQPNGKVKVEMGRKQEVVMYDQSSKEAGQLSKDCFVHILLGKLEGTFHRVSLLTGGFAAFSSCFPGLCESKPALPMSISQPCLPVANIGPTRILPHLYLGSQKDVLNQDLMVQNGITYVLNASNTCPKPDFISESHFMRIPVNDNYCEKLLPWLEKTNEFIDKAKVSNCRVIVHCLAGISRSATIAIAYIMKTMGLSSDDAYRFVKDRRPSISPNFNFLGQLLEFEKGLRLLQALSDDKTSEGKGQSQGSEVNGVSSGSEVNGHHDFSLAEPPTPSEPKLPSPTSLQQGFNGLHLSAERILDTNRLKRSFSLDIKSVYSPSSPHCPRLAAPTHSEDVPKLCKLDSPPVNGICPQFSPAPDSPGSAESPFPSPGCGGSIGGLGVGGPSEGGVRSGGPSLSRPRRKAKHGSGSGGAGSTSNSPVHSYLPHPQSLSLALGRSLPVHKSPSLDDNLKGSMLLSLPTMGSGTMWTKHRDTVQATTPVTPTTDTPWYFGAEEVGEGGMELGGGGGGGVRFGSSSAYVAFGCSEGVRLRDKTASSSASSSSSTTVANGTGSNSSDKQFKRRSCQMEFEEGISETRSREELGKIGKQSSFSGSMEIIEVS
- the dusp8a gene encoding dual specificity protein phosphatase 8 isoform X2 produces the protein MLSVLRAMPLDVVIAPAEDCFWPVLQESDRRLKIRVRRTKEGRELRGGFAAFSSCFPGLCESKPALPMSISQPCLPVANIGPTRILPHLYLGSQKDVLNQDLMVQNGITYVLNASNTCPKPDFISESHFMRIPVNDNYCEKLLPWLEKTNEFIDKAKVSNCRVIVHCLAGISRSATIAIAYIMKTMGLSSDDAYRFVKDRRPSISPNFNFLGQLLEFEKGLRLLQALSDDKTSEGKGQSQGSEVNGVSSGSEVNGHHDFSLAEPPTPSEPKLPSPTSLQQGFNGLHLSAERILDTNRLKRSFSLDIKSVYSPSSPHCPRLAAPTHSEDVPKLCKLDSPPVNGICPQFSPAPDSPGSAESPFPSPGCGGSIGGLGVGGPSEGGVRSGGPSLSRPRRKAKHGSGSGGAGSTSNSPVHSYLPHPQSLSLALGRSLPVHKSPSLDDNLKGSMLLSLPTMGSGTMWTKHRDTVQATTPVTPTTDTPWYFGAEEVGEGGMELGGGGGGGVRFGSSSAYVAFGCSEGVRLRDKTASSSASSSSSTTVANGTGSNSSDKQFKRRSCQMEFEEGISETRSREELGKIGKQSSFSGSMEIIEVS